The following proteins are encoded in a genomic region of Ursus arctos isolate Adak ecotype North America unplaced genomic scaffold, UrsArc2.0 scaffold_32, whole genome shotgun sequence:
- the AUNIP gene encoding aurora kinase A and ninein-interacting protein: MRRSGPEEEACGVWLDAAALKRRRVQTHLMKPNTKMLTLFPGEKKAKISFTQRIPPTGIRQTSISSFFTLQPGKTNGGDQRSVSSHIEGQINNESKKDATHLDHPVQGLEDNSMSPPLATSTPADTQEAGLSPHSLQASDHHRMGTPFLTMRSLPQPDALVCAEKSKVSFSCSFTQNLEGSYLLDQKEGEKDSSWKREWLHGCKKKNYQDVERRVQPPGGKGLQPLHKIKLEKVSAKETRQAPILLQTYRNSWNGENTDSVKQSPCPVPAFSWDSEKNDKDSWSQLFTEDSQGQRVIAHNSRAPFQDVTNNQNRSLGQFHNSSWAQCQERPTQLNLQADLLFTQDSEGNQVIRHQV, from the exons ACACATTTAATGAAGCCAAACACCAAAATGCTAACACTCTTTCCTGGAGAGAAAAAGGCTAAGATTTCTTTTACTCAAAGAATTCCACCTACAGGCATTCGGCAGACCagcatttcttccttcttcaccttGCAGCCAG GAAAGACAAATGGTGGTGACCAGAGGAGTGTTTCATCTCATATAGAAGGTCAGATCAACAATGAGTCTAAGAAAGATGCAACCCATCTAGATCATCCAGTCCAGGGCTTGGAGGACAATTCCATGTCACCCCCGTTAGCCACTTCAACCCCCGCAGATACCCAGGAAGCTGGACTTTCTCCTCATTCCCTCCAGGCTTCTGACCACCACAGAATGGGAACTCCATTTTTGACTATGCGGTCTTTGCCCCAGCCTGATGCCTTGGTCTGTGCTGAAAAGAGTAAAGTCTCATTCTCTTGTTCCTTCACTCAGAACTTGGAAGGTTCTTACTTGCTGGaccaaaaggaaggagagaaagactcTTCCTGGAAAAGGGAATGGCTTCATGgatgtaagaaaaaaaactatCAGGATGTGGAGAGACGTGTTCAACCACCTGGGGGCAAGGGCCTTCAGCCCTTGCACAAGATTAAATTGGAAAAGGTGTCTGCCAAAGAAACCAGGCAGGCCCCCATCCTCCTTCAAACATACAGGAATTCCTGGAATGGCGAAAACACAGACTCAGTGAAACAAAGCCCTTGTCCTGTCCCTGCATTTTCCTGGGACAGTGAAAAGAATGACAAGGACTCCTGGAGTCAGCTTTTCACTGAGGATTCTCAGGGCCAGCGGGTCATTGCCCACAACTCTAGAGCTCCTTTCCAAGATGTAACGAACAATCAGAATCGGAGCTTAGGGCAGTTTCATAATAGCTCTTGGGCTCAGTGCCAGGAGAGGCCCACTCAGTTAAATCTGCAGGCTGATCTGCTCTTTACCCAGGACTCTGAAGGTAATCAAGTTATCAGGCACCAAGTCTAA